In Truepera sp., the sequence ACCGCATCAGACAGAACATGGCTGCGCTCGACCGGAACTCGGCGCTGTACCGCCGCTACGTCTCCGACCTCACGGACCAGGAAGACCAACTGGCCGACCTCCTGGAGCGCGTCGGACAACTGCGTGGCGAGCTAAGCTCGTTGCAGCAGCGCATAGCGGACCTGATCGCGGGGCTCGGGGGCTAGCCGAACCCGTTCCGACCGCCACCCCGCGGTAGTGTGGCCCTCATGAGCCGTGCTTTCGTGAAGGAGGACGCCGACAGCGAGGACGTGGTGGTCACGCACCGCGCACCCCTGCCCGCCGGCGTCCCCAACCTCGTCACGCCGGCGGGCCTGGCGGCGCTGGAGGCGGAACGCGACGCGAAGCTCGCCTCCCTGGAGGACTTGAAGGCCGGCGAGGTCACGGGTGAAGCCACCCGCCGCCTGGCCGCGTTGGAGGAGGAGCTTCTCCTCTTGCTCGAGCGCCTAGCCAGCGCCAAGGTCAGCCCGCCGCCCGACGACCGCAAGCTGGCCGGCCTCGGAGCCACGGTGCGCGTGCGCTACCTGGGCGGCCCGCAGTCCGGCCAGACCTCGGAGCTGTCACTCGTCGGCGTCGACGAAGCGGACCCGCTCGAGGGCCGCGTAGCCTTCGTCGCGCCCGTTGCCCAGGCCCTGATGGGCCGGCGCGAGGGCGAGGTCGTGACGTTCGAGGCCGGTGAGAATACGCTTACGGTCGAGCTCGAGAGCGTCGAGTATCCCGCGTAGGCGGCGCACCGGACGCACCAGACGCACCGGGCGCACCTGGCGCACCGCATAGAGCGCACCGGACGCACCGGACGCACCGGGCGC encodes:
- a CDS encoding GreA/GreB family elongation factor: MSRAFVKEDADSEDVVVTHRAPLPAGVPNLVTPAGLAALEAERDAKLASLEDLKAGEVTGEATRRLAALEEELLLLLERLASAKVSPPPDDRKLAGLGATVRVRYLGGPQSGQTSELSLVGVDEADPLEGRVAFVAPVAQALMGRREGEVVTFEAGENTLTVELESVEYPA